Proteins encoded within one genomic window of Bombina bombina isolate aBomBom1 chromosome 1, aBomBom1.pri, whole genome shotgun sequence:
- the LOC128652671 gene encoding zinc finger protein 180-like: MEDNAHNCLAQKACVNSIKLEDVFSISQEEYNLFAGQHLTDTVLNNLHKNKELQNNDSQRHKSGTNESSESSANIPTPQKGQKQFICADCGKSYNYRSYLLIHQRTHTGERPYTCPECGKSFTRSTYLIIHQRNHRGETPFPCTECGKSFTSSLGLVKHLSIHTGDGLYSYRYTCNECGKSFSTTSNLLKHQRNHNGERSHSKNRNREKTHMCNECGKYFISLHSLSVHMRIHTGENLYRCKDCGKDFTSKAFLVTHERTHTGEKPYACMECEKSFSTKASLTIHVRTHTGEKPYECIQCGKSFTSGSALVIHRRTHTGEKPYSCTECGKSFVDSSSLIKHQASHTGERPYPCTVCGKRFICMSNLRVHQRTHTGERPYTCLECGKTFGRKEHLGVHQKIHIRERTNLSAL, encoded by the coding sequence ATGGAAGATAATGCCCACAACTGCCTTGCACAAAAAGCGTGCGTAAATTCAATTAAACTGGAAGACGTGTTTAGCATCTCACAGGAAGAGTACAATTTATTTGCAGGACAACATTTAACAGATACTGTtttaaataatttgcataaaaataaagaattacaaaacAATGACAGCCAACGGCACAAAAGTGGTACAAATGAGTCGAGTGAATCTAGTGCTAACATTCCTACACCCCAGAAGGGGCAGAAACAGTTTATTTGTGCAGACTGTGGCAAAAGCTATAATTATAGATCATATCTCCTTATACACCAGCGAACCCACACAGGTGAGAGGCCCTATACATGCCCAGAGTGTGGGAAGAGCTTCACTCGGAGCACCTATCTTATTATACATCAGAGAAACCATAGAGGAGAGACCCCCTTTCCCTGCACCGAGTGTGGCAAAAGTTTTACTAGTAGTTTAGGTCTTGTTAAGCACTTGTCTATTCACACAGGTGATGGACTGTATTCATATAGATACACATGCAATGAATGCGGCAAAAGCTTCTCCACTACATCAAACCTTCTTAAACATCAAAGGAACCACAATGGCGAAAGGTCACATTCGAAAAACCGCAACAGAGAAAAAACGCACATGTGTAATGAATGTGGGAAATATTTTATTAGCTTACATTCTCTGTCAGTACATATGAGAATCCATACAGGAGAGAATTTATATAGATGCAAAGATTGTGGAAAAGACTTCACCAGCAAAGCTTTTCTTGTGACGCATGAGCGGACTCACACTGGCGAAAAGCCATACGCTTGTATGGAATGTGAGAAGAGCTTTTCTACCAAAGCTTCTCTCACTATACATGTGAGAacccacacaggagaaaaaccttatgAATGCATTCAGTGTGGGAAAAGCTTCACTAGTGGATCAGCACTCGTAATCCATAGAAGAACTCACACAGGGGAGAAGccgtactcatgtacagaatgtggTAAAAGTTTTGTTGATAGCTCAAGTCTTATAAAACATCAGGCTTCTCACACAGGAGAGAGACCTTATCCATGTACTGTGTGTGGCAAAAGATTTATCTGTATGTCAAACCTCCGGGTGCACCAGAGAACACACACAGGGGAGAGACCATATACCTGCTTGGAATGCGGCAAGACTTTTGGTCGCAAGGAACATCTTGGTGTACACCAAAAAATTCACATAAGAGAGAGAACAAATTTATCTGCTTTATAA